From a region of the Argiope bruennichi chromosome 8, qqArgBrue1.1, whole genome shotgun sequence genome:
- the LOC129980682 gene encoding uncharacterized protein LOC129980682 has product MGKVADLSDFDRGQIVMARRLGTNISETALLVSCARSTVVSTYAKWMNDAESSSRRHGVRRPHAIKEKGRRRLSHKVKQNRSQSAAQLTAQYNAGPSRIVSEHTVQRTLLDMGLCSKRPTRVPLLTKRHRQLHLRWARNIATGPWISGQMNHGLSCITPMAVSGYAVF; this is encoded by the coding sequence atgGGAAAGGTTGCGGATCTAAGTGACTTTGATAGAGGGCAGATTGTAATGGCTCGAAGGCTCGGAACAAATATTTCCGAAACTGCACTACTCGTGAGTTGTGCGCGATCTACAGTTGTTAGTACTTATGCAAAGTGGATGAATGACGCTGAAAGCAGCAGTAGAAGACATGGTGTTAGACGTCCACACGCTATCAAAGAAAAAGGTCGTCGGAGACTGTCTCACAAGGTGAAGCAAAACCGGAGCCAGTCTGCGGCTCAGCTGACAGCCCAATACAATGCAGGACCAAGTAGAATAGTATCGGAGCACACTGTTCAGCGGACACTGTTGGATATGGGGCTATGCAGCAAACGTCCCACTCGTGTGCCTTTGCTGACCAAGCGTCATCGCCAACTGCACCTGCGCTGGGCCCGGAACATCGCGACTGGTCCATGGATCAGTGGTCAGATGAATCACGGTTTGTCATGCATCACGCCGATGGCCGTGTCAGGATACGCCGTCTTCTAG